Below is a window of Nocardia asteroides DNA.
GTGAGCATCTTCGTCCGCGACCGCGGCGCCGGTTTCGACGTGTCCGCGGTGCCCGCCGACCGGCGCGGTGTCGCCAAGTCGATCCGTGCCAGGGTGGAACGTCGTGGCGGCACCGCCGAGATCGACTCGACCCTCGGCCGCGGCACCGAGGTGCGCATCGTGATGCCGCGGACCGACTCCGGCAGCGTCGAGCCCGAGGCCGCCGAGGAGCAGGCGCCCGCGGAACCCGACCACGTCGACGTGCCGGAATCCCCGCCGCGGGACGACCACTGAGCGACCGCCGCCCCCCGCCGGACTCGACGGTGGGGCGCGACTCTGTGGTACCGATGAGTGCACGCCGGTTGAACGAGGAGAGCTGTCAGTGAGTGTTCGGGTGTTCCTGGTCGACGATCATGCGGTGTTCCGCTCCGGCGTGCGCGCCGAGCTGAGCCGCGAGGCCGACATGGAGGTCGTCGGCGAGGCGGGCGGGGTGGCCGAGGCGGTGGCCGGGATCGACGCGGCGAAGCCGGATGTGGTGCTGCTGGACGTGCACATGCCCGACGGCGGCGGGGTCGCGGTGCTCACCGGCATCGCCGAGGGCCCGGTGTGCCTGGCGCTGAGCGTGTCCGACGCCGCCGAGGACGTGATCGCGGTGATCAGGGCGGGCGCGCGCGGGTATGTCACCAAGACCATCTCCGGTGCCGAACTGGCCGACGGCATCCGCCGGGTCGCCGGTGGTGACGCGGTGTTCAGCCCCCGGCTGGCCGGTTTCGTGCTGGACTCGTTCACCGGCCGCTCCCCGGTGCCGGAACCGCCGCTCGATCCGGAACTGGACTCGCTCACCCCGCGCGAACTCGAGGTGCTGCGCCTGCTCGCCCGCGGCTACACCTACCGCGAGATCGCCGAAACCCTGTTCATCTCGGTGAAAACCGTGGAGACCCACGCCTCCAACGTGCTCCGCAAGACCCAGCAGTCCAACCGCAACGCGCTGACCCGCTGGGCCCACCGCCGCCGGATCGAGTGAGCGGTGTTTGTTGGAGCGCTGGCGCGCTCGAGTTCGCGGCCCCTTGTGTCCCGGCCGCGAACCGCCACTGCGTGGCGGACCCTCCTCGAGGTCGGGGCGTGCGGGCTGGGATAGGTCTACATCACCGCGATGATGAGCGCGATCAGGATGACCAAGCCGATCAGCACACCAGCGCCGATGGCCAGCGGGGCGCCGTTGGGCAGGTTGTCCACGAAGCTGCCGGTGCGCTGCTGCTGATGCTGCGCGGGCGGGGCGGCCAGGGGAGCGCGCTGCGGGCGGGGCAGCGGGGCCGAGTGCGGGCTGCGCAGGCCGCTGGCGGAATTGCGGGCCGCCCAGGACGGGATGGTGCCGTCCTCGGTGCGCAGCGGCACGCCGAGGATGTAGGCGGCGGTGCCGGGCCCGAAGGCGGCGGTGAGGATCTCGTCGCGCGCCTGGGCCATGGTCGGGCGGCGCTGCGGGGCGGGCTCGAGCATGTGCAGCAGCGGCTGGGTGAGGATGCCGCTGCGGCTGGGCGGGATGATCCGGCCCATCGCGGCCCGGGTGACGACGTCGTTCTCGTCGTCGTCGAAACCGAACGGCGGCTGCCCCTCCAGCGCGGTGTAGAGGGTGGCGCCGAGGGAGAACACGTCGCTGGCCTCGGTGGGCCTGGCGCCGCGGGCGACCTCGGGCGGCAGGTAGGCGGGGGTGCCGGTGATGGTGCCTTCCGGATCGTCGCCGTGGGTGTCGCCCGCGCCGCGGGAGATGCCGAAGTCGCTGAGCTTGGCCTTGCCGAGATCGGGACCGCGATCGGCGACGAGGATGTTGCCCGGCTTGATGTCGCGGTGCACGATGCCCGCGGCGTGCGCGGCGGCGAGCGCGTCGGCCACCTGCGCGCCGATCTGGGCGACCTCGACCGCGGGCAG
It encodes the following:
- a CDS encoding serine/threonine-protein kinase, which translates into the protein MTERARPHIGPDYLVAGRYRLQSKLGGGGMGAVWLATDRLLNREVAIKQVLSTAGLSEAEAERIRSSIVHEGRVAAKLSHEHAIAVYDVVIEAGEPWLVMEYLPSRSVAKALTLFDTLPAVEVAQIGAQVADALAAAHAAGIVHRDIKPGNILVADRGPDLGKAKLSDFGISRGAGDTHGDDPEGTITGTPAYLPPEVARGARPTEASDVFSLGATLYTALEGQPPFGFDDDENDVVTRAAMGRIIPPSRSGILTQPLLHMLEPAPQRRPTMAQARDEILTAAFGPGTAAYILGVPLRTEDGTIPSWAARNSASGLRSPHSAPLPRPQRAPLAAPPAQHQQQRTGSFVDNLPNGAPLAIGAGVLIGLVILIALIIAVM
- a CDS encoding response regulator, encoding MSVRVFLVDDHAVFRSGVRAELSREADMEVVGEAGGVAEAVAGIDAAKPDVVLLDVHMPDGGGVAVLTGIAEGPVCLALSVSDAAEDVIAVIRAGARGYVTKTISGAELADGIRRVAGGDAVFSPRLAGFVLDSFTGRSPVPEPPLDPELDSLTPRELEVLRLLARGYTYREIAETLFISVKTVETHASNVLRKTQQSNRNALTRWAHRRRIE